The Daphnia magna isolate NIES unplaced genomic scaffold, ASM2063170v1.1 Dm_contigs287, whole genome shotgun sequence genome includes a region encoding these proteins:
- the LOC116933849 gene encoding uncharacterized protein LOC116933849, with product MSSDGSSDSSSSSDSPSSRSDSSSDSNSSESSFSNYSTRKFEISKAKSTSLSKWIVTGINDDKIKKCREMYKPTLKRKANILINPSLDESVFLRLRTFKGSHATKANIDPTEKTLRKLSFKILDLVKPLLFLAGRRKLRRKSKSDSIAIKIALRLWATLLRDVIKTRRHNILSQVYPEFTGLLERTDIWSGGEDLFGRKFLKHLVGEARSQATLEGISKRTEKAGSENSQQAPSTSREKNADSFFNSRSRNGPGIRNGSNWKNNWNQGRNKSGGRYNK from the coding sequence ATGTCGTCCGACGGCTCGTCTGACAGTTCGTCAAGTTCTGACTCGCCTAGCTCTAGATCGGACTCTAGTTCAGATTCTAATTCAAGTGAAAGCTCTTTTTCCAACTATTCTACACGGAAGTTTGAGATCTCGAAGGCGAAGTCCACCAGTTTATCAAAATGGATCGTTACTGGGATTAATGACGACAAGATCAAGAAATGTAGGGAAATGTACAAGCCTACACTGAAAAGGAAAGCCAACATCCTGATTAACCCCAGTTTGGACGAGTCCGTTTTCCTGCGTCTTAGGACTTTTAAGGGTTCCCACGCGACAAAGGCCAACATTGACCCGACGGAAAAGACTCTGAGGAAGTTGTCCTTTAAGATTCTGGATTTGGTTAAGCCTTTACTTTTTCTAGCCGGTCGCAGGAAGTTGAGGAGGAAGTCTAAAAGTGACTCCATAGCCATCAAGATCGCCTTACGACTATGGGCCACTCTCTTACGTGACGTCATTAAGACCCGGCGCCACAACATTCTCTCTCAGGTGTACCCGGAATTCACTGGTCTTTTGGAGAGGACTGATATCTGGTCGGGCGGCGAGGACCTTTTCGGTCGAAAGTTTCTGAAACATCTTGTTGGCGAGGCCAGATCGCAGGCTACCCTGGAAGGAATTTCGAAGAGAACCGAGAAAGCAGGGTCAGAGAACAGCCAGCAAGCACCCTCTACCAGCCGAGAAAAGAATGCGGATTCCTTCTTCAATTCCAGGTCACGCAATGG
- the LOC123468101 gene encoding uncharacterized protein LOC123468101 — protein MSNFSVMMACPVSVMVGVPCVSVLIGVPCVSVMIGVPCVNTICFIYSCAVISTPALVRGDSQAARKVGSSSSARSLTKESTGRLLGMWWKLCDDTGKIPFLGPVNG, from the exons ATGAGCAATTTTAG CGTCATGATGGCGTGCCCTGTTAGCGTCATGGTTGGCGTGCCCTGTGTTAGCGTCTTGATTGGCGTGCCCTGTGTTAGCGTCATGATTGGCGTGCCCTGTGTTAACacgatatgttttatttattcgtgtGCTG TGATTTCAACTCCAGCATTGGTCAGAGGAGACTCGCAAGCAGCAAGGAAAGTAGGCTCCTCTTCATCAGCTAGAAGTTTGACAAAGGAGTCCACAGGGAGATTACTTGGTATGTGGTGGAAGTTATGTGATGATACCGGCAAAATTCCTTTTCTTGGTCCCGTCAACGGGTAA